A window of Tetrapisispora phaffii CBS 4417 chromosome 9, complete genome contains these coding sequences:
- the TPHA0I01840 gene encoding 40S ribosomal protein uS4 (similar to Saccharomyces cerevisiae RPS9B (YBR189W) and RPS9A (YPL081W); ancestral locus Anc_8.554), with amino-acid sequence MPRAPRTYSKTYSTPKRPYESSRLDAELKLAGEFGLKNKREIYRISFQLSKIRRAARDLLTRDEKDPKRLFEGNALIRRLVRVGVLSEDKKKLDYVLALKIEDFLERRLQTQVYKLGLAKSVHHARVLITQRHIAVGKQIVNIPSFMVRLDSEKNIDFAATSPFGGARPGRVARKRAGNAAASEEAAEEEEE; translated from the exons ATGCCAA GAGCTCCAAGAACCTACTCTAAGACTTACTCTACCCCAAAGAGACCATACGAATCTTCTCGTTTGGATGCTGAATTAAAGTTAGCTGGTGAATTCGGTCTAAAGAACAAGAGAGAAATTTACAGAATTTCTTTCCAATTATCTAAGATCAGAAGAGCTGCTAGAGATTTGTTAACCAGAGATGAAAAAGATCCAAAGAGATTATTCGAAGGTAATGCTTTAATCAGAAGATTAGTCAGAGTTGGTGTTTTATCTGAAGACAAGAAGAAGTTAGATTACGTTTTAGCTTTAAAGATCGAAGATTTCTTGGAAAGAAGATTACAAACTCAAGTCTACAAGTTAGGTTTAGCTAAGTCTGTTCATCACGCCAGAGTTTTAATCACTCAAAGACATATTGCTGTCGGTAAGCAAATCGTCAACATCCCATCTTTCATGGTCAGATTAGACTCTGAAAAGAACATTGACTTTGCTGCTACTTCTCCATTTGGTGGTGCCAGACCAGGTAGAGTTGCCAGAAAGAGAGCTGGTAACGCTGCTGCCTCTGAAGAAGCtgctgaagaagaagaagaataa
- the MOT1 gene encoding DNA-binding ATPase (similar to Saccharomyces cerevisiae MOT1 (YPL082C); ancestral locus Anc_8.555): MTSQVSRLDRQVILIETGSTQLVRNMAADQLGDLAKQHPEDILSLLSRVYSFLLSKKWETRVTAARAIGEIVLHSELWDPNQDADDVLDEAIEEQNNIKIEEIEENAQVKLEHEIQLKLKDAKENHLLDDDERLLSLSSWNLHELLKTGKILLAESSEDNTSIEENKKKVLKTELTQAEETTAPTTQEDLPTQNANGTKKSARMLAMAKRKQKMQTKHVSTKPINLAESSISKSLIEESKKNDINIKTESTALVNPKLEITEQSDENKIMLESVVEPMLEKQERVSGLVWQCQGIYELLVNNLMHDNWEARHGAAMGLRELLKRHGSCVSKIRGKTKAENFIRNKKALDDLATRLISIFALDRFGDYVNETVVAPVRESAAQTLATMLLHLDNDLSILIFKKLEELIMQDSTLVVQPNKIWEATHGGLLGIRYFVSIKTQFLLENNLLDKVVDIVLYGLNQHDDDVQSVAASVLIPILDEFVSHNSSKIDIILTTIWSSLSRLDDDLSSSIGSVMNLLAKLCSHDIIIESLKVKATRDPAKWSFKSLLPKLYPFLRHSITSVRESVLNLLLSFLSIKDESTKSWLNGKVFRLIFQNIIFEQNPEILELSYKVYLKLLEEYKHKHTEKTLDHVLSKHLQPMLHLLNTPIGENDKNYAMESQYILKPSHNYKLHVDKKRSVSEALSENDIPGLTSSDHINIDIPMISGDVMLLGKEIILNTRIMGARAFGITLSYFQVSTLDSFVSNVLVRCLTLPFATPRMLAGIILTEVCSHWKKINPAQDEVPEFLYEKINPILNEQLENPSSLPPFRELVPSLKALRTQCQNLLTTFVDVGMLPQHKLPSIAIIVQGETDAGPQAFGIETAEKVYNECYEKLFRSLGNSFKVLAQKPLEDVRYRILLAIKLTKEVKASRESSILANYASVILHFKGLPSKLNPIIRSLMDNVKSEENEKLQSLTGDSITHLIKKLIHNGKANVANKVVKNLCGFLCVDTSEVPEFEANSNLKEPILTLVKEVSVNVNDDVLLKRKTHEAHIKRRGGIYVLGNLFKEYGDSIFSDVTQLKSIVMDPISNTNTVFQEDKIEASQGQILVDALGILRVLYKYMSKEIQTTQISLLYPNILLLLKSEFSVLRYSAARTFADLSKISAVSIMTFIIERVLPLMNNAGNTTEREGATELIYHLAITMDTDILPYVIFLIVPLLGRMSDANRDIRNLATSTFASIIKLVPLEEGIADPEGLPENLMKGREREREFIQQMMDPAKAKPFKLPIAIKASLRKYQQDGVNWLAFLNKYHLHGILCDDMGLGKTLQTICIIASDQYLRSEEYKKSQSVEHRPLPSLIICPPSLTGHWENEFEQYSPFLNVVVYAGGPSTRQSLQGKLSSADLIVTSYDVARNDLSVLKQLDYNYCVLDEGHIIKNAQSKLSKAVKEIVANHRLILTGTPIQNNVVELWSLFDFLMPGFLGTEKMFQERFGKPIAASRNSKTSSNEQEAGVLALEALHKQVLPFMLRRLKEDVLSDLPPKIIQDYYCELSDLQKQLYQDFATKQKGEVAKDIQNTADVDNNQHIFQALQYMRKLCNHPALVLSPNHPKLKEVQNYLQQTKTNLHDITNAPKLNALRNLLFECGIGEADMDKKTSNQIMPTTNVISQHRALIFCQLKDMLDMVENDLFKNYMPSVTYLRLDGSVDPRDRQKVVKRFNEDPSIDCLLLTTKVGGLGLNLTGADTVIFIEHDWNPMNDLQAMDRAHRLGQKKVVNVYRIITKGTLEEKIMGLQKFKMNIASTIVNQQNNGLASMDTHQLLDLFDTENVPSQESEVDTSKSNKALDDVANETGLTGKAKEAVGVLSELWDKSQYEDEYNLDNFIKTLK; encoded by the coding sequence ATGACTTCACAAGTTTCAAGATTGGATAGACAAGTCATATTAATAGAGACAGGGTCTACTCAGCTCGTCAGGAATATGGCTGCTGATCAATTAGGTGATCTTGCAAAACAACATCCAGAAGACATTCTAAGTTTATTATCAAGAGTTTATTCGTTTTTGTTATCTAAAAAATGGGAAACAAGAGTCACTGCTGCGAGAGCTATTGGTGAAATTGTATTGCATTCGGAACTATGGGATCCCAACCAAGATGCTGATGATGTTTTGGACGAAGCTATTGAAGagcaaaataatattaaaatagaagaaattgaagaaaatgcTCAAGTTAAATTAGAACATGAAATTCAActtaaattaaaagatgCAAAAGAGAACCatttattagatgatgACGAACGGCTGTTATCATTGTCAAGTTGGAATTTACATGAATTACTTAAAACTGGTAAGATTTTACTAGCGGAAAGTTCAGAAGATAATACTTccattgaagaaaataaaaagaaagtcCTGAAAACTGAACTAACACAAGCAGAAGAAACAACAGCCCCAACGACTCAAGAAGATCTTCCGACACAGAATGCAAATGGTACTAAGAAATCAGCAAGAATGCTTGCTATGGCAAagagaaaacaaaaaatgcAAACTAAACATGTCTCCACAAAACCAATAAATTTAGCGGAAAGTTCTATATCAAAATCACTTATAGAAGAAtctaaaaaaaatgatataaacATTAAAACAGAATCAACCGCATTAGTTAACCCGAAATTGGAAATTACAGAACAGTcagatgaaaataaaatcatgtTAGAATCAGTAGTGGAACCAATGCTGGAGAAACAAGAACGTGTATCAGGGTTGGTATGGCAATGTCAAGGAATATATGAATTATTggttaataatttaatgcATGATAATTGGGAAGCCAGACATGGGGCTGCAATGGGTTTACgtgaattattgaaaagacATGGTTCATGTGTAAGTAAAATTAGAGGTAAAACTAAAGctgaaaattttattaggAATAAAAAAGCATTGGATGATCTAGCTACTAGACTGATCTCAATTTTTGCTTTAGATAGATTCGGTGACTACGTTAATGAAACTGTTGTAGCACCAGTAAGAGAATCTGCTGCGCAAACTTTGGCCACAATGCTACTGCATTTAGATAATGATCTATCAATcttaatattcaaaaaattagaagaattgATTATGCAAGATTCTACTCTTGTTGTTCAaccaaataaaatatgGGAAGCCACACATGGTGGGTTACTAGGTATACGGTACTTCGTCAGCATTAAAActcaatttttattagaaaataatctATTAGATAAAGTGGTGGATATCGTTCTATATGGTTTAAACCAACACGATGATGATGTTCAAAGTGTAGCTGCATCTGTATTAATTCCAATTCTTGATGAATTTGTTAGTCacaattcttcaaaaattgatattattttaaccACAATATGGTCATCTTTATCTAGATTAGATGATGACTTATCCTCGAGTATTGGCTCTGTTATGAATTTACTGGCTAAATTATGTAGCCACGATATTATCATTGAGTCATTAAAGGTAAAAGCCACTAGGGATCCTGCTAAGTGGTCATTCAAATCTTTATTACCTAAATTATATCCATTCTTAAGACATTCGATCACTTCGGTGAGAGAATCTGTTTTGAACTTACTGCTAAGTTTCTTATCCATTAAAGATGAATCTACAAAAAGCTGGTTGAATGGTAAGGTTTTTAGATTAATATTTcagaatattatatttgaacaGAATCCGGAAATTTTAGAGTTATCTTACAAAGTTTATTTGAAGTTATTAGAGGAATATAAACATAAACATACCGAAAAGACGTTAGATCATGTTTTGAGTAAGCACCTACAACCAATGCTACATTTATTGAATACGCCTATCGGCGAAAACGATAAAAATTATGCAATGGAATCTCAGTACATCCTAAAACCATCTCATAATTACAAACTTCATGTTGATAAAAAGAGATCTGTATCTGAAGCTTTATCAGAAAACGATATTCCAGGTTTGACATCTAGCGATCACATTAATATCGATATACCTATGATTTCCGGTGATGTTATGCTCCTTGgtaaagaaattatattaaatacaaGGATTATGGGTGCCAGAGCATTTGGTATTACTCTATCTTACTTTCAAGTATCAACTTTAGACTCGTTTGTTTCAAATGTTCTAGTCCGTTGCTTGACTTTACCTTTTGCAACTCCAAGAATGCTTGCAGGTATAATTTTGACAGAAGTCTGTTCTCACTGGAAGAAAATCAATCCAGCTCAGGATGAAGTTCCTGAATTTTTGTACGAAAAAATCAATCCAATCTTAAATGAACAATTAGAAAATCCATCTAGCTTACCTCCATTCCGAGAATTGGTTCCAAGCTTAAAAGCTTTGAGAACGCAATGTCAAAACTTATTGACAACTTTCGTTGATGTTGGTATGTTACCTCAACATAAATTGCCAAGTATTGCAATTATCGTCCAAGGTGAAACTGATGCCGGTCCTCAAGCATTCGGTATCGAGACAGCAGAAAAAGTTTACAATGAATGTtatgaaaaattgtttaGATCACTAGGCAATTCATTCAAAGTTTTAGCTCAAAAGCCGCTAGAAGATGTTAGATATCGTATTTTATTGGCAATAAAGTTAACAAAAGAAGTTAAAGCTAGTCGCGAAAGTAGTATTTTGGCCAATTACGCATCTGTTATTCTGCATTTCAAAGGGTTACCTAGTAAACTGAATCCAATCATTAGATCTTTGATGGATAATGTAAAAAgtgaagaaaatgaaaaactACAGAGTCTAACTGGTGATTCTATTACTCATTTGATTAAAAAGTTAATACACAATGGGAAAGCAAATGTTGCTAACAAAGtagttaaaaatttatgtGGGTTTTTATGTGTTGATACTTCGGAAGTTCCTGAATTTGAAGCGAATAGCAACTTAAAGGAGCCAATTTTAACACTTGTTAAAGAAGTATCCGTGAATGTGAATGACGATGTTTTACTAAAAAGAAAGACACATGAAGCTCATATTAAACGTAGAGGAGGTATCTATGTATTGGGTAAtctatttaaagaatatggTGATTCAATTTTCAGTGATGTAACACAATTGAAGTCTATTGTTATGGATCCAATTTCCAATACAAATACCGTATTTCAAGAAGATAAAATAGAGGCTTCACAAGGTCAAATATTGGTAGATGCATTAGGTATTTTGCGTGtcttatataaatatatgagCAAGGAAATCCAGACTACCCAAATATCATTGTTGTAtccaaatatattactATTGTTAAAATCAGAATTCTCAGTACTTCGTTACTCAGCTGCAAGAACTTTTGCTGATTTATCTAAAATATCAGCTGTTAGTATCATGACgtttattattgaaaggGTTCTACCATTGATGAATAATGCTGGCAATACCACTGAGAGAGAAGGTGCAACTGAATTGATCTACCATCTAGCGATTACTATGGATACTGATATTTTACCATatgttatatttttaattgttccATTATTAGGTCGTATGAGTGATGCCAATAGAGATATAAGAAATCTTGCAACTAGTACTTTTGCATCAATAATCAAACTGGTTCCTTTAGAAGAAGGTATCGCTGACCCTGAAGGATTACCTGAAAATTTGATGAAAGGTCGTGAAAGAGAGCGTGAATTTATCCAACAAATGATGGATCCAGCTAAAGCCAAACCTTTCAAGCTTCCTATAGCTATCAAAGCAAGTTTGagaaaatatcaacaaGATGGTGTGAATTGGCTTGCATTTTTGAACAAATACCATCTACACGGTATATTATGTGATGACATGGGTTTAGGTAAAACTTTACAAACAATTTGTATTATTGCAAGTGATCAATATTTAAGGTCCGAGGAGTACAAAAAATCACAATCCGTAGAACATCGTCCTCTTCCTTCCTTAATCATCTGTCCTCCTTCTTTAACTGGTCATTGggaaaatgaatttgaacAGTATTCACCATTCCTAAATGTAGTCGTATATGCAGGAGGCCCTTCGACTCGTCAATCATTACAAGGTAAATTGAGTTCAGCTGATCTAATCGTCACATCTTATGATGTGGCTAGAAATGACCTTAGTGTTTTAAAGCAGTTAGATTACAACTATTGTGTTCTTGACGAAGGtcatattattaaaaatgcCCAATCTAAACTGTCAAAGGCAGTCAAGGAAATTGTAGCCAATCATAGATTAATATTAACAGGTACTCCTATTCAAAATAACGTTGTGGAATTATGGTCATTATTCGATTTCTTGATGCCGGGTTTCCTTGGTACAGAAAAGATGTTTCAGGAGAGATTTGGTAAGCCAATTGCAGCTTCTAGAAACAGCAAAACCTCATCAAACGAACAAGAAGCTGGTGTGCTAGCATTGGAAGCCTTACATAAACAAGTTTTACCGTTTATGTTAAGAAGATTAAAAGAAGACGTCTTATCAGATCTACCACCAAAAATTATCCAAGATTACTACTGTGAGTTATCTGATTTGcaaaaacaattatatcAGGACTTCGCAACTAAACAAAAAGGAGAGGTCGCAAAAGACATTCAAAATACCGCTGATGTAGACAATAATCAGCATATTTTCCAAGCATTGCAATATATGAGAAAACTTTGTAACCATCCTGCTCTAGTTTTATCTCCAAATCATCCAAAATTGAAGGAGGTgcaaaattatttacaacAGACGAAAACAAATTTACATGACATTACAAATGCTCCAAAATTGAACGCTTTGagaaatttattatttgaatgtGGTATAGGTGAAGCAGACATGGATAAAAAAACTTCAAATCAAATTATGCCAACCACTAATGTTATTTCTCAGCATAGAGCATTGATCTTCTGTCAATTGAAAGATATGCTTGATATGgttgaaaatgatttatttaagaaTTACATGCCATCTGTTACTTACTTGAGGCTAGATGGTAGTGTTGATCCACGTGATAGACAAAAAGTAGTAAAGAGGTTTAATGAAGATCCATCTATTGATTGCCTTCTATTGACAACAAAGGTTGGTGGTTTAGGTTTAAATTTAACAGGTGCAGACACTGTCATATTTATCGAACATGACTGGAATCCAATGAATGATTTACAAGCTATGGACAGAGCTCACAGATTGGGTCAAAAGAAAGTTGTCAATGTTTAcagaattattacaaaGGGCACTttggaagaaaaaattatggGTTTACAAAAGTTCAAGATGAATATTGCATCTACAATTGTTAATCAACAAAATAACGGCTTAGCCTCAATGGATACCCATCAATTGTTAGATCTGTTTGACACAGAAAATGTACCAAGTCAAGAAAGCGAAGTGGATACTTCTAAGAGCAATAAAGCCTTAGACGATGTTGCAAACGAAACTGGGTTAACTGGTAAAGCTAAAGAAGCTGTTGGTGTATTATCTGAACTATGGGATAAATCACAATATGAGgatgaatataatttagacaatttcatcaaaaCTTTGAAATAG
- the SEN54 gene encoding tRNA splicing endonuclease subunit SEN54 (similar to Saccharomyces cerevisiae SEN54 (YPL083C); ancestral locus Anc_8.559), which translates to MEKRNGSPIKYTHNKLNKETDGATSELEEDEVIQDWSQLAKLSKKNSLKTLPKRGEKDYEPDGTIIQEGRLFQVRKAMFDTLYNSIRGSTIKNQSKAFLVPELHSAFILHAKGNFLQTVGKVDKQSRCWLNFLEFVYLAERGTITPFLCSEYHNSMTTEDDMDIVPLSIEDIYTFFESQVEINEFFVYGYLKRLGYIVNLKKMQVPDPTSFFPSTLNKWTGYFNVINLLSFTDRLFTDTSKMLRKMVFFSSYNFKIFKYLSNSMIYNGLQTLINCQNVPKNKSELYSQRIKYNRKPTLHNKQKISFDVWKPQSNYKKKSPGLPDYQIMVMNKNDPKQHFPSKKELDDLFDSLDYKFEFLNNSEDTNFWERNSYTCNIPREDYLLKSHYKAKQVNSSLNSVKQKKVKRPISSYNTNIQQILRLKHGYRNILIAVIDNGIISFIKIGEADFGKENIWYVPNSKLNK; encoded by the coding sequence ATggaaaaaagaaatggaTCTCCCATAAAATATACACACAATAAActtaataaagaaacagaTGGAGCTACTTCCGAATTAGAAGAGGATGAGGTAATCCAGGATTGGTCACAATTGGCCAAactatcaaaaaaaaactCTCTTAAGACTCTACCAAAGAGAGGTGAAAAGGACTACGAACCAGATGGTACGATTATACAAGAAGGCAGATTGTTTCAAGTACGAAAGGCGATGTTCGATACACTTTACAATTCAATAAGAGGCTCTACAATTAAAAACCAAAGTAAAGCTTTCTTAGTTCCCGAACTTCATTCtgcatttattttacatgCAAAGGGAAATTTTTTGCAAACAGTTGGGAAAGTTGATAAACAAAGTAGATGTTGGTTAAACTTCTTAGAATTTGTCTATCTGGCAGAGAGAGGTACTATTACACCATTTTTATGTTCTGAGTATCATAATTCTATGACTACTGAAGATGATATGGATATCGTTCCACTATCAATCGAAGATATTTATACATTTTTCGAATCTCAAGTTGAAATAAATGAGTTTTTTGTATACGGTTACCTGAAGAGATTGGGTTACATAgttaatttgaaaaaaatgcaGGTACCTGATCCTACTTCTTTCTTCCCATCAACATTGAATAAATGGACTGgatattttaatgttataaatttattatcttttaCAGATAGATTATTTACAGATACGTCCAAAATGTTAAGAAAAATGGTGTTCTTCAGTAGttacaatttcaaaatattcaaatatttatccAACTCAATGATATATAATGGTTTGCAAACTTTAATTAATTGCCAAAATGTGCCGAAAAATAAGTCTGAACTATATTCacaaagaattaaatataacagAAAACCCACATTACATAATAAGCAAAAAATTTCCTTTGATGTATGGAAACCACAgtcaaattataaaaaaaagagTCCAGGATTGCCGgattatcaaataatggttatgaataaaaatgaCCCAAAGCAACATTTTCCTTCAAAGAAGGAGCttgatgatttatttgattcaCTGGATTACAAGTTTGAATTTCTTAATAATTCAGAAGATACAAACTTCTGGGAAAGAAATTCTTATACATGTAATATCCCCCGTGAAGATTATTTACTGAAATCACATTATAAAGCTAAACAGGTAAATTCGAGTTTAAATTCAGTaaagcaaaaaaaagtGAAGAGACCTATAAGTTCTTATAATACAAATATTCAACAGATATTGAGATTAAAACATGGCTACAGAAACATTCTAATAGCAGTTATAGATAATGGTATAATaagttttataaaaattggtGAAGCTGATTTCGGAAAGGAAAATATTTGGTATGTCCCTAACTCGAAACTTAATAAATGA
- the PCH2 gene encoding Pch2p (similar to Saccharomyces cerevisiae PCH2 (YBR186W); ancestral locus Anc_8.558), producing the protein MVVFVDVKLNLNSLSLAQTFLKEINSEVKFSDRGYGKVEFMLGQVLLLIKYVIGKKIAKLLNSNLNVEQFTSNDLLGDKHLKFNVVEPLTDIQAKILKSLLKVVCYQQDSNKKVEEFIIQEGQENMILSLFVEAIQFETCLHYTDTREKTFDLVNIHENIKNITAALSKTSFFDGKDLNARENYVIYLFYCLKDSEIQTKIANKDSVESYDENESDVSEDETAYSNSQSNMTNTGIALSNHILNLTTITLLPSKSFENLWESLHFDTNIKQKLFNYATISLKLGKYISKSGKNQQLTNNNSNRLILLHGPPGTGKTTLCKALFQKISMRCQINDATLIIDNQGSGILIELSCSKIFSRWFGESAKNLEILFTEIKNIIKHYNSMGKFVCLLIDEVEAIAYSRTDLLNKNETTDSIRVVSTLLTLLDSLRTFENILTLATSNLIGSLDAAFVDRADWIFYVNNPSERGITLILDSSIRELLNLNILSSPLGNGTLNDTQYQEILKTIAHTCFAKNMSGRILKKLPIKCISEYFFDLPVKLDDFLLAFAHTVVKLSDKESV; encoded by the exons ATGGTTGTGTTTGTGGATGTAAAGCTCAATTTAAATTCGTTGAGTTTGGCCCAAACGTtcttaaaagaaataaattcGGAGGTCAAATTTAGTGATAGAGGTTACGGAAAGGTTGAATTCATGTTAGGCCAAGTACTGTTGTTGATCAAGTATGTTATTGGTAAGAAAATAGCTAAACTATTGAActcaaatttaaatgttgAACAATTTACTAgtaatgatttattaggtgacaaacatttaaaatttaatgttGTTGAACCTCTTACAGATATACAAgctaaaatattaaaaagtttGTTAAAAGTTGTCTGCTATCAACAGGACTCTAATAAAAAGGTTGAGgaatttattattcaagAGGGCCAAGaaaatatgattttatCACTTTTTGTAGAAGCTATTCAGTTCGAAACATGCTTGCATTATACAGATACAAGAGAAAAAACATTTGATCTAGTAAATATtcatgaaaatattaaaaacataACTGCTGCATTATCAAAAACGTCATTTTTTGATGGTAAAGATTTAAATGCCAGAGAGAATTATGTTATAtacttattttattgtttaaaagATTCCGAAATACAGACAAAAATAGCCAACAAGGATTCAGTTGAAAGCTATGATGAGAATGAATCTGACGTTTCTGAAGATGAAACTGCATATTCTAATTCTCAATCTAATATGACAAACACTGGAATAGCCCTTTCAAAtcatatattaaatttgacaACAATTACTTTGCTACCCTCAAAGTCTTTTGAAAATCTCTGGGAATCGCTGCATTTTGACactaatattaaacaaaagCTATTTAATTATGCAACAATCTCACTTAAACTTGggaaatatataagtaaAAGTGGTAAAAACCAGCAGCTAaccaataataatagtaatagaCTCATTTTGCTTCATGGTCCACCTGGAACAGGAAAGACAACATTATGTAAAGCTTTATtccaaaaaatatcaatgaGGTGTCAAATAAACGATGCGACTTTGATTATAGATAATCAAGGAAGTGGAATACTGATTGAACTGTCTTGTTCAAAAATCTTTTCAAGGTGGTTTGGCGAATCAGCCAAGaatttagaaatattattcactgaaatcaaaaatataataaaacattATAATTCAATGGGTAAATTTGTGTGTCTTCTGATCGATGAAGTAGAAGCAATTGCGTACTCACGAACAGATTTgcttaataaaaatgaaacaacTGATAGTATAAGAGTTGTTAGTACCCTTTTGACTTTGCTGGATTCTTTAAGGacatttgaaaatatctTGACACTTGCAACATCGAATCTGATTGGTTCATTAGATGCAGCATTTGTGGATCGAGCAGATTGGATATTTTATGTCAATAACCCATCTGAAAGAGGGATAACTTTGATTTTAGATTCTAGTATCAGagaattattaaacttGAATATTCTAAGTTCACCTTTAGGGAATGGGACACTAAATGATACACAATATCaagaaattttgaaaaccaTCGCACACACATGCTTC GCTAAAAATATGAGTGGTAGGATATTAAAGAAGCTTCCAATAAAATGTATATCAGAATACTTCTTTGATCTACCGGTAAAATTAGATGATTTTTTGCTTGCATTTGCTCATACAGTTGTAAAGTTATCAGACAAGGAATCTGTCTAG
- the TPHA0I01850 gene encoding 60S ribosomal protein eL21 (similar to Saccharomyces cerevisiae RPL21A (YBR191W) and RPL21B (YPL079W); ancestral locus Anc_8.553) translates to MGKSHGYRSRTRYMFQRDFRKHGAIALSTYLKVYKVGDIVDIKANGSIQKGMPHKFYQGKTGVVYNVTKSSVGVIINKMVGNRYIEKRLSLRVEHVKHSKCRQEFLDRVKSNAAKKAEAKAQGVAVQLKRQPAGPRESRIVSTEGNVPQTLAPVPYETFI, encoded by the exons ATGGGTAAATC ACACGGTTACAGATCTCGTACTCGTTACATGTTCCAACGTGACTTCAGAAAGCACGGTGCTATTGCATTGTCAACTTACTTGAAGGTCTACAAGGTTGGTGACATTGTCGACATCAAAGCCAACGGTTCCATCCAAAAGGGTATGCCACACAAGTTCTACCAAGGTAAGACCGGTGTCGTTTACAACGTTACCAAGTCCTCTGTCGGTGTCATCATTAACAAGATGGTTGGTAACAGATACATCGAAAAGAGATTAAGTTTAAGAGTTGAACATGTCAAGCACTCCAAGTGTAGACAAGAATTTTTGGACAGAGTTAAGTCTAACGCTGCCAAGAAGGCTGAAGCTAAGGCTCAAGGTGTTGCTGTCCAATTAAAGAGACAACCAGCTGGTCCAAGAGAATCTCGTATCGTTTCCACCGAAGGTAATGTTCCACAAACTTTAGCTCCAGTTCCATACGAAACTTTCATCTAA
- the AIM4 gene encoding Aim4p (similar to Saccharomyces cerevisiae YBR194W; ancestral locus Anc_8.550) — MSSTSQNRKDQPKVTKKRKILNLDSKEKRRNATNISAEKHLSSKESFGSDFDSESITNTQKHNTTNDVVKLGDKSIFYEEEWNPNGFAPLNVRNLSYNPSTFVRRGKEVITKLCGLQNIQIPKTHESKK; from the coding sequence ATGTCATCGACCAGTCAGAATAGAAAGGATCAACCTAAAGTCActaagaaaagaaagatattgaatttagatTCGAAAGAAAAAAGACGAAATGCTACTAATATCAGTGCAGAGAAACATTTAAGTAGTAAAGAATCATTTGGTTCCGATTTTGATTCCGAAAGCATCACAAATACACAGAAACACAATACAACTAATGATGTCGTCAAACTTGGAGACAAAAGCATTTTCTATGAAGAAGAATGGAATCCAAATGGTTTTGCCCCGTTGAATGTAAGAAATTTATCTTATAACCCATCCACATTTGTTCGCAGAGGTAAAGAAGTAATTACAAAACTGTGCGGTCTGcaaaatatacaaattcCTAAAACACATGAAAgcaaaaaataa